A part of Rhopalosiphum maidis isolate BTI-1 chromosome 3, ASM367621v3, whole genome shotgun sequence genomic DNA contains:
- the LOC113559833 gene encoding FYVE, RhoGEF and PH domain-containing protein 6-like, with protein MNTPEKIKPLPLPKPNLFPTNSSDCSCHEPQKICPKHIMVTENDKDNVSVFKCNLDTTATRYTVKPPLLPKPNNIALKTSPYKVKHQFPSVKTNKKLESTVNLTVNQTASCEPNENNDNKNDEEIKNDSDVNSNVSQLEVPHNVNSILENNIIDSENNNSINKCTDGELDLDYQNDSLLNEYVVFHGELDMSINNLDDIMNTTIDDEKSSIASDSTDQSFSVRKKIVNWFGSFGKGKIIKQKKRSSFYDSQNEDGNTGKEDNDTDSHSSLDEKPNEKLELDETLSIDNIEIEELPTKAKSLRTVEELISTEKVFIDVLNLLCKTFVMFVEQTGGDTKLIPSTDLSKIISPLPQLLSLNEDLLQDMESRLKNWNEHPKIADVIVKKGPFLKLYSTYIQNFESQCNLLDEYCQKYPRFQKCVKDFEASDVCKKLTIKHYMLTPIQRITKYRLLLESYLKNQDEGSIDYQDTIVALGIVCDVANHANESMKHGDCVSKLLQLQSLLGSYIIIKPGRELIKEGELYKLSRKDMQLRYFILLNDCLLYTSYYGTVAGLKINYELPLSGMKVFLPITDNCLNEFSIITITRSFSLRAKSATELKEWVNTLEKAIREHTNKQLSFLNMKFVSKNIGCEPLQLGYEAPIWIQDCRVTMCQSCATEFTVTFRRHHCRACGKVVCSSCSENKAPLRYMKFQSARVCDDCYDYLLKEFEDKILEMRQSSSNTDFEILKMVDTVKNSFKKSGVWSSKKLVKYVPQRLKEVMANDSGSQMSGWLYRREKRKSWKRFWFVLKEQVLYMYKASEDVVALNTIPVLGYNVQTFPEGTNYEEFDSSCVFQLAHAGQNPLIFCSDTEQLAKRWINILNEATKLK; from the exons ATGAACACGCCAG agAAAATAAAGCCGCTTCCACTACCAAAACCAAATTTATTTCCTACAAATTCAAGTGACTGCAGTTGCCATGAACCACAaaa GATATGCCCAAAACATATAATGGTTACCGAAAATGATAAAGATAATGTGTCAGTTTTCAAGTGTAATTTGGATACTACAGCTACAAGGTATACAGTCAAACCTCCACTGCTTCCAAAACCTAATAACATTGCATTGAAAACTAGTCCTTATAAAGTCAAACATCAATTTCCTAGTGTCAAGACtaataaaaaacttgaatCGACTGTAAATTTAACTGTTAATCAAACTGCAAGTTGTGAgcctaatgaaaataatgataataaaaatgatgaagaaataaaaaatgatagcgATGTCAATTCAAATGTTTCCCAGTTAGAAGTTCCTCATaatgtaaatagtattttagaaaataacataatagatagtgaaaataataacagtattaacAAATGTACTGACGGTGAATTAGACTTAGATTATCAAAATGACAGTTTGCTCAATGAATACGTAGTATTTCATGGCGAATTAGATatgtcaattaataatttagatgaTATTATGAATACCACAATTGATGATGAGAAGTCGTCTATTGCTAGCGATTCTACAGATCAATCATTTTCTGTtaggaaaaaaattgtcaattggTTTGGGTCATTTGGTAAagggaaaataattaaacaaaagaaACGTAGTTCTTTTTATGACAGTCAAAATGAGGATGGAAATACTGGAAAAGAAGATAACGATACAGATTCTCATTCATCATTAGATGAAAAACCCAATGAAAAACTGGAACTTGACGAAACATTGTCTATTGACAACATTGAAATTGAAGAACTACCGACCAAAGCAAAATCCCTAAGGACTGTTGAAGAACTTATATCAAccgaaaaagtatttattgatgttttaaatctattatgcAAAACATTTGTTATGTTTGTTGAACAAACTGGTGGTGATACTAAATTGATACCATCTACTGatctatcaaaaataatcagtCCTCTTCCCcagttattaagtttaaatgaaGACTTGTTACAAGACATGGAGAGTCGTTTGAAAAACTGGAATGAACATCCTAAAATTGCTgatgttattgtaaaaaaaggaCCTTTTCTTAAACTCTACTCAACTTACATACAAAATTTTGAAAGTCAATGTAATTTGTTGGATGAATACTGTCAAAAATACCCCCGATTTCAAAAGTGTGTCAAAGACTTTGAGGCGTCCGATGTGTGTAAAAAACTGACCATCAAACATTATATGTTGACTCCAATTCAGCGAATTACTAAGTATAGACTCTTATTGGAAAGCTATTTGAAAAACCAAGACGAAGGGTCAATTGATTATCAAGATACAATAGTAGCATTAGGTATTGTGTGTGATGTTGCTAATCACGCCAATGAAAGTATGAAACATGGG gatTGCGTTAGTAAACTTTTACAGTTACAATCACTACTAGgaagttacataataattaaaccagGCCGTGAACTTATTAAAGAAGGTGAACTGTATAAGTTGTCCAGAAAAGACATGCAActtcgatattttattttg ctcAATGATTGCTTGTTATACACATCATATTATGGTACAGTTGCaggactaaaaattaattatgagcTTCCACTTAGTGGTATGAAAGTCTTTCTTCCCATTACTGATAATTGTCTCAAcgaatttagtataataacaataactcgAAGTTTCTCTCTTAGGGCcaa GTCTGCCACAGAGCTTAAGGAATGGGTTAATACTTTGGAAAAGGCAATTAGAGAACAcactaataaacaattatccTTTCTAAATATGAAGTTTGTTTCAAAGAACATTGGATGTGAACCACTTCAGTTGGGTTAtgag gCACCAATATGGATTCAAGATTGTCGTGTGACTATGTGCCAATCATGTGCCACAGAATTTACTGTCACATTTCGGAGACATCATTGCAGAGCATGCGGCAAA GTAGTTTGTAGTAGTTGTTCAGAAAACAAAGCGCCACTTCGGTACATGAAGTTTCAGTCTGCAAGAGTGTGTGACGATTGTTATGATTATTTGCTCAAAG agttTGAAGACAAAATATTGGAAATGCGTCAATCATCCAGTAATACTGATTTTGAAATTCTTAAGATGGTAGATACAGTAAAAAATTCCTTTAAAAAGTCAGGTGTTTGGAGCTCAAAAAAACTCGTTAAGTATGTTCCACAACGTTTAAAAGag gtaatggCCAATGATTCCGGCTCACAAATGAGTGGATGGTTATATCGAAGGGAAAAACGTAAATCGTGGAAAAGATTTTGGTTTGTTCTAAAAGAACAAGTTTTGTATATGTACAAAGCTTCTGAAGATGTTGTTGCATTGAATACAATACCTGTTCTTGGGTATAATGTTCAAACATTTCCAGAA GGTACAAACTATGAAGAATTTGATTCAAGTTGTGTTTTTCAATTGGCTCACGCTGGACAAAACCCATTAATATTTTGCTCCGATACCGAACAGTTAGCTAAGag ATGGATCAATATTCTTAATGAAGcgactaaattaaaatga